Below is a window of Variovorax terrae DNA.
CCAACGATGCGCAGACCGCGCACCACATCGCGCGCTTCGTGACGCTGGTGCGCTCACTGTCCATCGACCCCATCGTCGTCCGCCAGAACTGGCTGGACGCCTACGACTACACGACCGACAAGGGCGCGGCCGTGCTCAACGACTACGCACGGGTCAACGACCCGTTCGCGCGCATCGGCAAGGAGTCGGTGACGGTGCAGATCACCAGCGTCGTGCGCGCCAGCGACACGTCTTTCAACGTGCGCTGGACGGAACGCCGCTATGTCAACGGCGCTGCGGCGGGCTTGGAGCGGTGGACGGCCGTGGTGTCCATCGTGCTCCAGCCGCCGCGCACCGAAGAACGCCTGCGCAAGAACCCCCTGGGCATCTACGTCAACGGCCTGTCGTGGAGCCGCGAACTGGATTCTTCCGAAGGAGTCAAGCCATGAATGATCTTTTCCGTAAATCCGCTTTACCGGTGATCTTGCTTGCGTTGGCGGGCTGCGCCACGCAGGGCAAACCGCCGCCGACCATCTCGCTCGATGAGCCGGTGCAGGCCGAGCCGCTGCCCGAGCCGCCTGCGCCGGTGGAGGTGGTGGGCGTACCCGAGGTGCTGCCGATGCCGGCGCAGTTGAAGCCATTGCCCGAAGCCGAGGACGCCAAGCCTACGCCGGAGCCGGCCGACGAGAAGGTGCGCGTCTCACGGGCCAATGCCGAGGCGCGCGTCGCACCCACGCGCGAGGGATACGTCAACGCGATTCAGGTGTGGCCCTTCACCGATGGCGCGCTGTATCAGGTCTATGCAGCCGTGGGCCGCGTGACCGTGGTTTCGCTCCAGCCGGGCGAGGAGCTGGTGACGGTGGCCGCTGGTGATACCGTGCGCTGGATCGTGGGCGATACGTCGAGCGGCAGCGGTGCCGACCTGCGCGTCAATGTGCTGGTCAAGCCGATCCGCTCGGGCCTCAAGACCAATCTCGTCATCACCACCAGCCGCAGGACGTACCTGCTGGAGTTGGCTTCGACGGAAAAGACGTGGATGGCGTCGGCTTCTTGGGAGTATCCGCGTGACCGGATGCTGGCCTTGCAGCGCCAGGCGCAGGCGGCCAGCGCCGCCGCGCCGGTGGACTCCGGCTTGTCGCTGGAAAACCTGCGCTTCCGCTACGTGGTCAGCGGTAGCAACCCGCCGTGGAAGCCGCTGCGCGCGTTCGACGACGGGCAGAAGGTCTATATCCAGTTCCCCGCCGGCATCGCGCAAGGCGAGCTGCCGCCGCTGTTCGTAATCGGGCCGGAAGGTGACGGGCAACTGGTCAACTACCGCTTCCGCTCGCCGTACTACATCGTGGATCGGCTGTTCGGTGCCGCCGAACTGCGCCTGGGCGGGGACAAGGGCGACGTGGTGCGAATTGAGCGCACGGACGGCGTTGCGCGGAGGAACTGACCATGAGCCAGGATGACACCCCCGACCTCGCCACGCCGCAGGCAGGCAAGGTCGCGCCGGAAGCGGTGGCGCTGCGCGCCCAGCCGCGCCCGGTCACTCGCCTGAACCGGCGCACGCTGGCCATCCTCGTCGGCGGCCTGTCGGTCGCCGTCCTTGGGGCCACGATCTGGTCGCTACAACCGCAGCGACGCAGTGCGGGCGAGCAAACCGAGCTTTACAACGTCGATCGCGTCTCGAAGTCCGAAGGGCTGGATGCGCTGCCGACGGACTACTCGAAGCTGCCGCCAGCCTTGCCGCCCGATGTGCCCGAGCTGGGACCGCCGTTGCCCGGCGACCTTGGCCCGGCCATCGTCGCGTCGCAGCAGCCGGTGATGCCGGGCTATTCGCCGCCAGGCCATGATCCCGAAGATGCCTTGCGCAAGGAGGCGGACGCGGCGGCGGCCTCGTCGGTGTTCTTCCGCTCGGGCGGCCAGGGTCAGGCCGCCGCCACGGTCGCGCAAGCTGCACCGGGTGCGCCTGGTGTTTCAAACACACTCGCGGCCTTCGACCCTCTCGCTGCCGGGCCTGCCTCGACGGCGGCCCAGCCCGCCGACCCGACGACCGTGCAGAACCGGCAAGACCAGAAAGAGGCGTTCCTGAAAGCTGGCTCTACGGAAACCCGCAATTCCGGCAATCTGGCGTTGCCGGCGTCGCCGTATCAGGTCATGGCCGGAACGGTGATCGCCGGTGCGCTGGTGACAGGCATCAAGTCCGATCTTCCCGGCGACGTGATCGCCACGGTGACGGAGCCGGTCTATGACACGGCCACGGGCAAGTTCCTGCTGATCCCGCAGGGATCGCGCATCCTCGGGCGCTACAACAGCCAAGTGAGCTATGGGCAGAGCCGAGTTCAGGTGGTGTGGAACCGGATTATCCTGCCGGACACGTCATCGCTGACGCTCGACAACCTTGTGGGCACCGACCCGGCCGGCTATGCCGGCCTGGAAGACGATGTGGACTGGCACTGGAAACGCATCGTCGGGGGTGCGGTGCTGACGACGCTGCTGGGCGTCGGCGCCGAGTTGGCTGCGCCGGAGAGCCGCCAGGACGGCAACCGGATCATCATCGCCGGGCGCGACAGCGCACAGGACAGCATCAACCAAATCGGCCAGGAGATCACCCGGCGCAACATGAACATCCAGCCGACCCTGACGGCGCGGCCGGGGTTGCCGGTTCGGGTGATCGTGGGGCGTGACTTGGTATTGCGCCCTTACCAGCCGTTGTTTTTCAACCGCGGATCCTCGCAATGAGCACGACCAAGAAACTGCGGCTCGGGCCGCTGCCCAAGACCGAGAACGTCAAGCTGACCTTTGCCTGCCCGGCCAGCCTGAAAGCCGACCTCGACCGCTACGCCGCGCTGCACGCGCAGGCGTATGGCGAAGCCGTCGATGCCGAGAAGTTGATCCCGCACATGCTGGAGGCGTTCATGGCGGGGGATCGGGGATTCAGGAAGGGCACGGCCACGCGGAGCGCGCCATCGAAGCCGACATGATGGCGTCGCATCCCAACGTCATCCATCGAACGCGCAGCCTGGGGCTGCGCGTTCGTCATTCTGGATGCTGCCAAGCCATTGGGGCTATGATGGCCAGACAAGCTCGCCGTTCCTCGGCAATCTCGCACGCCCCAGCGCGATCCGGCTTTCTCTCCCGACGCTCCTATGTGGCTCCTAGCCCACGAGGCCGCACTTCCGCGAAGTGGTCTGAAAACGAGCTAACCTACTGTCCCATATACGGTTTCAAGCTCTGCGTGATTTGCGCAAAGGACTTGACACCGGCACTTTTTTGCCGCGGGGCCACTCCCAGGGCAAAAAGCGGCCCCTCCCGGGGAGCAGCGGCTACACGCAGTGGGCGAGCGTGGGGGCTTTTTATCCCGCGCGCACATTTGCTTGACCGCCAGTGACCAGGGCATCGCCGCAGCCCCGGGCGCGGCCAGACTCCCCACCCATGGAACAGACGGGCAACACCGCTGCCGGGCCGCGCACCGCGGACGCCGGCAGCTTCGACTTCATCGTGGTCGGCGCGGGATCGGCCGGCTGCGTGCTGGCCTGCCGGCTGGTGCAGGCCGGCCGCAGCGTGCTGCTGCTGGAGGCCGGGCCGGCGGACGACAGCCGCTTCGTGCACATGCCGGCCACCTTCGTGCGCGTGATCGGAACCGAGCGTACCTGGCTCTACGAGACCGAGCCGCAGCCGGCCGCGGCCGGCCGCGTGATGCATGTGCCGCAGGGCCGCACGCTGGGCGGCGGCAGCTCGGTCAACGCCATGGTCTACACGCGCGGCACGCCGGCCGACTACGACGACTGGCGCGCCGGCGGCTGCACTGGCTGGGGCTGGGACGACGTGCTGCCGGCGTTCCGCCGCGCCGAGGCCAACGAGCGCCTGTCTGGCCCGCTGCACGGCACCGACGGCCCGCTGCGCGTGAGCGACGCGCGGCACCGCCACCCGCTGTCGATGGCCTTCGTGCGGGCCGCGCAGGAGGCCGGTGTGCCCTACAACGACGACTTCAACGGCGCGCGCCAGGAGGGCGTGGGCTTCTACCAGTCCACCACCTTCGAGGGCCGGCGCGGCAGCACGGCGGCCACCTACCTGGCGGCGGTGCGGCGCTCGCCGCTGCTGAAGGTCGTGACCGGCGCCCACGTGCTGCGCGTGCGGCTGCGCGGCGGCCAGGCCGAGGGCGTGGACTACCGCTGCGGCGACGGCTCGCAGCACGCCGCCACGGCGCGCTGCGAAGTCATCTTGAGCGCCGGCGCGCTGGCCAGCCCGAAGCTGCTGCTGCTTTCGGGCATCGGCCCGGGCGAATCGCT
It encodes the following:
- the trbF gene encoding conjugal transfer protein TrbF, with the translated sequence MRFKKPQVRYADTPQPATPYQAARQVWDERIGSPRVQAKNWRLMAFGCLTLALLMAGGLVWRSAQSIVTPYVVEVDNAGQVRAVGEAATPYRPNDAQTAHHIARFVTLVRSLSIDPIVVRQNWLDAYDYTTDKGAAVLNDYARVNDPFARIGKESVTVQITSVVRASDTSFNVRWTERRYVNGAAAGLERWTAVVSIVLQPPRTEERLRKNPLGIYVNGLSWSRELDSSEGVKP
- the trbG gene encoding P-type conjugative transfer protein TrbG, whose amino-acid sequence is MNDLFRKSALPVILLALAGCATQGKPPPTISLDEPVQAEPLPEPPAPVEVVGVPEVLPMPAQLKPLPEAEDAKPTPEPADEKVRVSRANAEARVAPTREGYVNAIQVWPFTDGALYQVYAAVGRVTVVSLQPGEELVTVAAGDTVRWIVGDTSSGSGADLRVNVLVKPIRSGLKTNLVITTSRRTYLLELASTEKTWMASASWEYPRDRMLALQRQAQAASAAAPVDSGLSLENLRFRYVVSGSNPPWKPLRAFDDGQKVYIQFPAGIAQGELPPLFVIGPEGDGQLVNYRFRSPYYIVDRLFGAAELRLGGDKGDVVRIERTDGVARRN
- a CDS encoding TrbI/VirB10 family protein, with the translated sequence MSQDDTPDLATPQAGKVAPEAVALRAQPRPVTRLNRRTLAILVGGLSVAVLGATIWSLQPQRRSAGEQTELYNVDRVSKSEGLDALPTDYSKLPPALPPDVPELGPPLPGDLGPAIVASQQPVMPGYSPPGHDPEDALRKEADAAAASSVFFRSGGQGQAAATVAQAAPGAPGVSNTLAAFDPLAAGPASTAAQPADPTTVQNRQDQKEAFLKAGSTETRNSGNLALPASPYQVMAGTVIAGALVTGIKSDLPGDVIATVTEPVYDTATGKFLLIPQGSRILGRYNSQVSYGQSRVQVVWNRIILPDTSSLTLDNLVGTDPAGYAGLEDDVDWHWKRIVGGAVLTTLLGVGAELAAPESRQDGNRIIIAGRDSAQDSINQIGQEITRRNMNIQPTLTARPGLPVRVIVGRDLVLRPYQPLFFNRGSSQ
- a CDS encoding DUF2274 domain-containing protein, giving the protein MSTTKKLRLGPLPKTENVKLTFACPASLKADLDRYAALHAQAYGEAVDAEKLIPHMLEAFMAGDRGFRKGTATRSAPSKPT
- a CDS encoding GMC family oxidoreductase — encoded protein: MEQTGNTAAGPRTADAGSFDFIVVGAGSAGCVLACRLVQAGRSVLLLEAGPADDSRFVHMPATFVRVIGTERTWLYETEPQPAAAGRVMHVPQGRTLGGGSSVNAMVYTRGTPADYDDWRAGGCTGWGWDDVLPAFRRAEANERLSGPLHGTDGPLRVSDARHRHPLSMAFVRAAQEAGVPYNDDFNGARQEGVGFYQSTTFEGRRGSTAATYLAAVRRSPLLKVVTGAHVLRVRLRGGQAEGVDYRCGDGSQHAATARCEVILSAGALASPKLLLLSGIGPGESLQTLGIAPQVQAPEVGANFQDHLEVSVYGRCRTPISLAGQDRGLKALRHGLQYELCRSGLLTSTVVESGGFFDTAGSGRPDVQFHVLPVLAGDVGREPLPGHGISLNPCFLRPRSRGQVRLRSADPMAPILFDGGYLQVPEDVATLVRGVRLARRILRAPSLARLIAHELLPAAEDELSDAQIEAHVRRYAKTVYHPAGTCRMGGDARAVVDTRLRVQGVGRLRVADASVMPRLISANTNAPTIMIAERCAEFALADAA